Proteins encoded within one genomic window of Phototrophicus methaneseepsis:
- the ilvB gene encoding biosynthetic-type acetolactate synthase large subunit — translation MRLKGSEIILECLIHEGVTVMFGYPGGAILPTYDAMSKYMDRLHHVLVRHEQGASHMADGYARATGNVGVCIATSGPGATNLITGLATAMMDSSPVVAITGQVAVPTIGTDAFQETDVTGATLPVTKHNYLVTDVEELAYTIKEAFYIARTGRPGPVLIDVPKDVQNAETEFDYDALEPVHLPGYRLLSGASEDQIDQMLDLIHEAERPVILAGHGITMSGANAELQDLAELAQIPVAQTLLGKGSMPQSHPLVVGWMGMHGDAASNNAIQEADLLIALGMRFDDRVTGNLKSYSPHSRKIHIDIDPSELNKNVVVDVPVAGDLKTVLRQVLPRLERRTHAEWLNRIRDWQEDSSERDILNHDTQGKLMAAQVINDLWRYTDGNAITVSDVGQHQMLEAQYYPHQRPSTMLTSGGLGTMGFGFPASIGAKFGKPDEEVWAIVGDGGFQMTLCELATARQENINVNIAIINNSFLGMVRQWQELFYERRYQSTPMFSPDFCKLAEAYGIPSMRVTSRDQIQESVDFARSVDGPVLIEYVVEKEDIVYPMVPSGADLHDMKRRPKPGELA, via the coding sequence ATGAGACTTAAAGGTTCAGAAATCATTCTCGAATGCCTCATCCACGAAGGCGTGACCGTGATGTTCGGTTATCCAGGTGGGGCGATTTTACCAACGTATGATGCCATGTCGAAGTATATGGACCGTTTGCATCATGTGCTGGTGCGCCATGAACAGGGCGCTTCTCACATGGCAGATGGCTATGCGCGTGCGACAGGCAACGTTGGTGTTTGCATTGCAACCAGTGGCCCTGGTGCGACAAATCTCATTACTGGCTTGGCTACGGCAATGATGGATTCATCCCCGGTTGTGGCTATTACGGGGCAGGTCGCTGTTCCGACCATTGGCACGGATGCTTTCCAAGAAACAGACGTTACCGGCGCGACATTGCCTGTCACGAAGCATAATTACCTCGTTACAGATGTTGAGGAACTGGCTTATACCATTAAGGAAGCATTCTACATCGCTCGCACAGGCCGCCCCGGCCCGGTGCTCATTGACGTGCCTAAAGACGTCCAGAATGCTGAGACGGAATTTGACTATGATGCGCTGGAACCAGTGCATTTGCCAGGCTATCGCCTTTTGTCTGGTGCGAGTGAAGACCAGATCGACCAGATGTTGGATCTCATTCACGAAGCCGAACGGCCCGTCATTCTGGCTGGACATGGCATTACTATGTCCGGCGCCAATGCAGAGCTGCAAGACCTGGCTGAGTTAGCCCAGATCCCTGTTGCTCAGACGTTACTCGGCAAGGGCAGTATGCCGCAGTCACATCCGCTTGTGGTTGGCTGGATGGGTATGCATGGCGATGCAGCGAGTAACAATGCCATTCAGGAGGCTGATCTGCTGATTGCGCTGGGTATGCGCTTTGATGATCGTGTGACGGGCAACTTAAAGTCGTATTCGCCGCATTCACGCAAAATCCATATTGATATTGATCCCTCGGAACTGAATAAGAACGTGGTGGTTGATGTCCCCGTCGCAGGTGATCTGAAGACGGTTTTACGCCAGGTCCTGCCCAGGTTGGAGCGTCGCACCCATGCTGAATGGTTGAATCGGATCCGCGATTGGCAAGAAGATTCTAGTGAGCGTGACATTCTCAATCATGATACTCAGGGTAAGCTGATGGCGGCGCAGGTCATTAATGACTTGTGGCGTTACACAGACGGCAATGCCATCACCGTGAGCGATGTAGGCCAGCACCAGATGCTGGAGGCCCAATATTACCCACATCAGCGTCCTTCTACGATGCTGACGAGCGGTGGCCTTGGAACAATGGGCTTTGGGTTCCCTGCGTCGATTGGTGCCAAATTTGGCAAGCCAGATGAAGAAGTGTGGGCCATTGTTGGTGATGGCGGCTTCCAGATGACGTTATGTGAGCTGGCAACCGCACGCCAGGAAAATATCAACGTGAACATTGCCATCATCAATAACAGCTTCCTGGGTATGGTGCGCCAGTGGCAAGAACTGTTTTATGAACGGCGTTACCAATCCACGCCAATGTTTAGCCCAGATTTTTGCAAATTGGCGGAAGCTTACGGTATCCCCAGCATGCGCGTGACTTCGCGCGATCAAATCCAGGAATCTGTGGATTTTGCACGCAGCGTTGATGGCCCCGTATTGATTGAGTATGTGGTAGAAAAAGAAGATATCGTTTATCCCATGGTGCCGTCAGGCGCAGATCTACACGATATGAAACGACGCCCAAAACCCGGAGAATTAGCATAA
- the ilvN gene encoding acetolactate synthase small subunit, giving the protein MSDIQATPGKITVVALVENKPGVLNRVASLFRRRAFNVDSLTVGRTHRPYVSRMTIVVDSERADAHKIAANLSKLINVIDVQILTDTPHVSRDLALIKVRSDDAESRNELTEICERHPARIIDIGPEVAIVEMVGTEQAVAEFIEQVRPIGIVEMIRTGVVAMGRGTRIHDTEYEPVFKKNGVAEHMNVL; this is encoded by the coding sequence ATGAGTGACATACAGGCAACACCAGGTAAAATAACAGTGGTGGCATTGGTAGAGAATAAACCAGGTGTCCTCAATCGTGTCGCCAGCCTTTTTCGCCGTCGTGCTTTCAACGTAGATAGCCTGACCGTTGGCCGGACGCATCGCCCTTACGTATCGCGTATGACAATCGTGGTCGATTCTGAGCGGGCGGACGCGCACAAAATTGCGGCGAATCTGAGCAAGTTGATTAACGTGATTGATGTACAAATCCTCACGGATACCCCTCATGTGAGCCGTGACCTGGCACTGATTAAGGTGCGTTCAGATGATGCAGAATCTCGTAATGAGCTGACGGAAATCTGCGAACGACACCCGGCCCGTATCATCGACATTGGCCCGGAAGTGGCGATTGTTGAGATGGTTGGTACAGAACAGGCTGTTGCTGAGTTCATCGAGCAGGTGCGCCCTATCGGTATTGTCGAGATGATCCGTACAGGCGTAGTCGCTATGGGGCGTGGTACCCGTATTCACGATACGGAATACGAACCCGTATTCAAGAAAAATGGTGTGGCCGAGCACATGAATGTGCTTTAA
- a CDS encoding 2-isopropylmalate synthase, which yields MAVKRTYDENTVVIFDTTLRDGEQSPGATLSSAEKLEIARQLSRLGVDVIEAGFPAASPDDLKAVQRIAQEVGTEDGPTIAGLARAVEGDIRTAWEGVKDAAHPRIHTFLGTSPSHLRMLRIDEEEGLQRIRKAVTLAKSLCDDVEFSPMDAGRTDMEFLIKACAVAVECGATTLNIPDTVGYVTPKEWAEKIEQLIQETPGAGPGSGVIWSVHCHNDLGMATANTLAAVQSGARQVEVTINGIGERAGNTSMEEVVMALHTRKSAYDVRTNVDTTQFMKTSRMVSNYMGMPVQPNKAIVGANAFAHESGIHQDGVLKDAETFEIMTPESVGLHTSRLVLGKHSGRHALKVRLAELGYNVDGDALNQVFSRFKVLADAKKNVTDADLEALMTDEFHKPQEFYRLDDIQVTCGTMGMPTATIRLSNNKGETFIQAGVGTGPVDASYRAVDLVAKVPNTLIEYSVHSVTEGIDALGEVTVRIGEPNGNRTFGGYGADSDVIVASVKAYMAALNRMIASLGNESIQPEGDAATLGTHSEKTDVAE from the coding sequence ATGGCTGTTAAACGGACTTATGATGAGAATACCGTCGTCATTTTCGATACAACGCTGCGTGATGGTGAGCAGAGCCCCGGCGCAACGCTCAGCAGTGCTGAAAAGCTGGAAATCGCCCGGCAATTATCACGCCTGGGCGTTGATGTTATCGAAGCAGGCTTCCCGGCGGCATCACCCGACGATCTGAAGGCGGTGCAGCGCATCGCACAAGAAGTGGGCACGGAAGACGGCCCAACGATTGCGGGTTTGGCGCGCGCTGTGGAAGGTGACATCCGCACCGCCTGGGAAGGCGTCAAAGATGCTGCTCATCCACGTATCCATACCTTCCTGGGGACTTCGCCGTCGCATTTGCGCATGTTGCGCATCGATGAAGAAGAGGGCCTACAGCGTATCCGCAAGGCCGTTACTTTGGCTAAGAGCCTATGCGATGATGTCGAATTCAGCCCGATGGATGCAGGCCGTACGGATATGGAATTTCTCATCAAGGCGTGCGCCGTAGCTGTAGAATGTGGCGCGACGACGCTCAACATCCCCGATACCGTCGGCTATGTGACGCCCAAAGAATGGGCGGAGAAAATTGAGCAACTGATACAGGAAACCCCTGGCGCTGGCCCTGGCAGCGGTGTGATCTGGTCTGTGCATTGCCACAATGACCTGGGCATGGCGACAGCTAACACGCTGGCCGCGGTGCAGTCTGGGGCCCGCCAGGTGGAAGTAACCATCAACGGTATTGGTGAGCGTGCTGGTAACACCAGCATGGAAGAAGTCGTCATGGCGTTACACACACGTAAAAGCGCCTATGATGTTCGCACCAATGTGGATACCACGCAATTTATGAAGACCAGCCGCATGGTTAGCAACTATATGGGCATGCCTGTCCAGCCTAATAAGGCCATTGTTGGCGCGAATGCCTTTGCGCATGAATCTGGCATTCATCAGGATGGCGTCTTGAAGGATGCTGAGACTTTTGAGATCATGACGCCGGAATCCGTTGGTTTGCATACGAGCCGCCTGGTGCTGGGTAAGCACAGTGGCCGCCATGCACTGAAGGTTCGTCTGGCAGAGCTAGGTTACAATGTCGATGGCGATGCGCTCAACCAGGTATTCTCGCGTTTTAAGGTCCTGGCAGACGCAAAGAAGAATGTGACTGACGCAGACTTAGAAGCCTTGATGACCGATGAGTTCCACAAGCCGCAAGAATTCTATCGCCTGGATGATATTCAGGTTACCTGTGGCACTATGGGCATGCCAACAGCGACCATCCGCCTATCGAATAATAAGGGCGAAACATTCATACAGGCTGGTGTGGGTACGGGCCCGGTCGATGCTTCTTATCGGGCGGTTGATCTGGTAGCTAAGGTGCCCAACACGCTCATTGAGTACAGCGTGCACAGTGTGACAGAGGGCATTGACGCGCTGGGCGAAGTGACCGTCCGCATTGGTGAGCCAAATGGCAATCGCACCTTTGGTGGTTATGGCGCGGATAGCGACGTCATTGTAGCCAGTGTTAAAGCCTATATGGCAGCACTCAACCGTATGATTGCCTCTCTAGGGAATGAAAGCATTCAGCCAGAAGGCGATGCGGCAACCCTGGGCACGCACTCAGAAAAGACAGATGTTGCCGAATAA
- the argH gene encoding argininosuccinate lyase, whose amino-acid sequence MSLWGGRFSEPTDEDLKKLNDSIGFDNRLYRQDILGSIAYAQAIRDAGVITADECAQIITGLEKVLAEFEQGLFTLVEGDEDIHTAVERRLTELVGPVGGKLHTGRSRNDQIATDMRLWTIDAIGTLDEQLDMLQTALIGVASQHTDTLMPGYTHMQPAQPIVAAHWLMSFFWMIGRDRERLQDAKRRASVSPLGAGALAGNPFAIDRDTLAKQLGLSSYSHNSLDAVSDRDYVVDVLYAAAMLGAHLSRLGEDVIYYSNPLFGYLTLNDRYSTGSSLMPQKRNADPMELARGKAGRLLGNLTGLLGTLKGLPTGYNKDLQEDKEALFDSFDTVMTILPVVTAIVSTLKINADKMYAALTDDMLATELADYLVNKGMTFREAHHIVGEVVRESERQKVGIRSLSMDAYQAISDKFEPDLYEALQFEKAVARKAAAGGTAPEAVRQQITAAKAWQQSFNQE is encoded by the coding sequence ATGTCACTGTGGGGTGGGCGTTTTTCAGAACCAACAGACGAAGACTTGAAGAAGCTCAACGATAGCATCGGGTTTGATAACCGCCTGTATCGCCAGGATATTTTGGGCAGCATAGCCTATGCTCAGGCTATACGTGATGCAGGTGTTATCACAGCGGATGAATGCGCACAGATCATAACAGGGCTGGAAAAAGTCCTGGCTGAGTTTGAGCAGGGCCTGTTTACACTTGTCGAAGGCGATGAAGATATTCACACCGCAGTTGAACGACGTCTCACGGAGCTTGTTGGCCCCGTCGGTGGCAAACTCCATACCGGGCGCAGCCGTAACGACCAGATTGCTACTGATATGCGGCTCTGGACGATAGATGCTATCGGGACCCTAGATGAGCAGCTTGACATGCTGCAAACAGCTCTGATCGGCGTGGCGTCGCAGCATACGGATACCCTCATGCCAGGCTACACGCATATGCAGCCAGCACAGCCGATTGTGGCTGCTCATTGGCTCATGAGCTTTTTCTGGATGATTGGGCGTGATCGGGAGCGGTTACAGGATGCTAAGCGTCGCGCTTCTGTATCTCCATTAGGGGCTGGGGCTCTGGCTGGCAATCCGTTTGCCATTGACCGCGATACTTTAGCGAAGCAACTCGGCCTTTCTTCTTATAGTCATAACAGTCTCGATGCTGTCAGCGACCGTGATTATGTGGTTGATGTACTATATGCCGCTGCAATGCTGGGCGCGCATCTCAGTCGCCTGGGTGAAGATGTGATTTATTATAGCAATCCGCTATTTGGCTATCTCACGTTGAACGACCGCTATAGCACCGGCTCCAGCTTAATGCCGCAAAAACGCAATGCAGACCCTATGGAGCTTGCACGTGGTAAAGCGGGGCGGCTTCTTGGCAACCTGACAGGTTTGCTTGGCACGCTGAAAGGCCTGCCAACAGGTTACAACAAGGACCTGCAAGAAGATAAAGAAGCACTCTTCGATAGCTTCGATACAGTAATGACAATACTGCCTGTTGTAACGGCCATTGTCAGTACGCTCAAAATTAATGCCGATAAGATGTATGCGGCCCTGACGGATGATATGCTCGCTACTGAATTGGCGGATTATCTCGTCAATAAAGGTATGACATTCCGCGAGGCTCATCACATCGTTGGGGAAGTGGTGCGCGAATCGGAACGGCAGAAAGTGGGGATACGATCCCTTTCAATGGATGCCTATCAGGCAATCTCTGATAAGTTTGAGCCGGATTTGTACGAGGCCCTGCAATTTGAAAAAGCCGTTGCCCGGAAAGCCGCCGCTGGTGGCACAGCACCGGAAGCTGTTCGTCAGCAGATCACCGCAGCCAAAGCCTGGCAGCAGTCGTTTAACCAGGAATGA
- the ilvC gene encoding ketol-acid reductoisomerase, whose protein sequence is MATLYYDKDADLSVLEGKKIAVIGYGSQGHAHALNAKDSGLNVVVGLYEGSSSKAKAEADGLEVLSVADAVKGADVVMLALPDTKQAAIYEEHVGPNLKDGAMLMFAHGFNIHFKQIEPPSTVDVTMVAPKAPGHRVREVFTEGAGTPGLVAVAQDATGEAKAKALAYARAIGCTRAGVIETTFKEETETDLFGEQAVLCGGVTALIRAGFETLVKAGYQPEIAYFECMHELKLIVDLLYQGGLSYMWYSVSNTAEQGGYVVGDQIEEMVKEEMAGVLQRIQSGEFAQAWIEENQNGLPKFKARRQKEHDLLLEEVGAELRDMMPFLNAKKIKQES, encoded by the coding sequence ATGGCAACGTTGTACTATGATAAGGACGCTGATCTCAGCGTGCTTGAAGGCAAAAAAATCGCTGTGATTGGCTATGGCAGCCAGGGCCACGCCCATGCACTTAATGCGAAAGACAGCGGCTTGAATGTGGTTGTTGGCCTTTATGAGGGTAGCTCCAGCAAAGCCAAGGCAGAAGCCGATGGCCTTGAAGTCCTGAGCGTTGCGGATGCAGTTAAGGGCGCCGATGTGGTCATGCTCGCTCTGCCGGATACCAAGCAGGCCGCTATATATGAAGAACATGTCGGGCCGAATCTTAAAGATGGCGCCATGCTGATGTTCGCTCATGGGTTCAATATTCACTTTAAGCAGATCGAACCGCCCAGTACGGTGGATGTGACCATGGTCGCACCGAAGGCGCCTGGTCACCGCGTCCGCGAAGTCTTTACAGAGGGTGCCGGGACGCCGGGATTGGTCGCTGTTGCACAGGATGCGACTGGTGAAGCCAAGGCAAAAGCACTGGCGTATGCACGCGCGATTGGTTGCACACGTGCAGGTGTCATCGAGACGACATTTAAGGAAGAAACTGAGACGGATTTATTCGGCGAACAGGCTGTTTTGTGCGGTGGCGTTACGGCCCTGATCCGCGCTGGTTTCGAAACACTAGTGAAAGCAGGCTATCAGCCGGAAATCGCTTATTTTGAATGCATGCATGAGCTGAAGCTCATTGTCGATTTGCTTTACCAGGGTGGCCTGAGCTACATGTGGTACAGCGTCAGCAATACCGCTGAACAGGGTGGCTATGTCGTCGGCGATCAGATTGAAGAAATGGTCAAAGAAGAGATGGCTGGCGTTTTGCAGCGCATCCAGAGTGGCGAATTTGCACAGGCATGGATCGAAGAAAACCAGAATGGCCTGCCGAAGTTCAAGGCGCGTCGCCAGAAGGAACACGATCTACTGTTGGAAGAGGTCGGCGCAGAACTGCGCGACATGATGCCATTCTTGAACGCGAAGAAGATTAAGCAGGAGAGTTAG
- the leuC gene encoding 3-isopropylmalate dehydratase large subunit produces the protein MSTQKTPQTLFEKVWNNHVVRPQTDMTPAALYIDLHLVHEVTSPQAFTMLRQRGLKVRRPDQTFGTMDHSTPTTPRNAFGIIPVLDMQASAQLDQFTKNCEDFGIPMYSLGTENQGIVHVIGPEQGLTQPGMTIVCGDSHTSTHGAFGALAFGIGTSEVGHVLATQTLLQYKPKTMAIRVEGNLIDGVVAKDIILAVIAKIGVGGGTGHVFEYMGPAIRGLSMEGRMTICNMSIEGGARAGMVAPDETTFDWVNGRPYAPQGEDFDKAVEFWRTLPTDEGAQFDAEVVLNADELIPMITYGTNPGMGMPIDGRVPDPDKQASVSERMAMDKALTYMGLQPNEPLIGKKVDVVFLGSCTNSRIGDLRLAAKMLDGQKVADGVRMMVVPGSQQVKAQAEAEGLDEVFKAAGAEWREAGCSMCIAMNGDQLAPGQYAVSTSNRNFEGRQGKGGRTFLASPLTAAATAINGHITDPRTMYVPEMA, from the coding sequence ATGTCTACCCAGAAAACGCCACAAACACTCTTTGAAAAAGTCTGGAATAACCATGTTGTACGGCCCCAGACGGATATGACACCAGCGGCACTCTATATTGATTTGCACCTCGTGCATGAAGTGACCTCACCGCAGGCGTTTACCATGCTGCGTCAGCGTGGCCTGAAGGTGCGTCGTCCAGACCAGACCTTTGGTACGATGGACCACAGCACGCCGACCACACCGCGCAATGCCTTCGGTATTATTCCTGTTTTGGATATGCAGGCATCTGCCCAGCTCGACCAATTTACAAAGAACTGCGAAGACTTCGGGATCCCGATGTACTCGCTGGGTACTGAGAATCAGGGTATTGTGCATGTTATTGGCCCGGAACAGGGTTTGACGCAGCCCGGTATGACGATTGTCTGTGGCGATAGCCACACCAGCACACATGGGGCATTCGGCGCACTGGCGTTCGGCATTGGTACCAGTGAGGTCGGCCATGTCCTGGCGACCCAGACACTACTGCAATACAAGCCCAAGACGATGGCGATCCGCGTTGAAGGCAATTTGATCGATGGCGTTGTTGCTAAGGATATTATCCTGGCTGTCATTGCAAAGATCGGCGTTGGCGGCGGTACGGGCCATGTCTTCGAATATATGGGGCCGGCGATTCGTGGCTTGAGTATGGAAGGTCGTATGACCATCTGCAATATGAGCATCGAAGGTGGTGCTCGTGCAGGGATGGTCGCACCGGATGAAACCACTTTTGACTGGGTGAATGGCCGCCCGTATGCACCCCAGGGTGAAGATTTTGACAAGGCTGTCGAATTCTGGCGTACGCTGCCGACTGATGAAGGCGCTCAGTTCGATGCAGAAGTTGTCCTTAATGCGGATGAATTGATTCCCATGATTACCTACGGCACCAATCCTGGTATGGGGATGCCTATTGATGGGCGCGTCCCGGACCCGGATAAACAAGCATCTGTTTCAGAACGTATGGCGATGGATAAGGCCCTGACGTATATGGGTTTGCAACCGAATGAGCCGCTGATCGGCAAGAAGGTCGATGTGGTCTTCCTGGGGAGCTGCACCAACTCTCGTATTGGTGATCTGCGCTTGGCTGCTAAAATGCTCGATGGTCAGAAAGTCGCTGATGGCGTGCGCATGATGGTTGTTCCTGGTAGCCAGCAGGTGAAGGCACAGGCTGAGGCTGAAGGCCTTGATGAAGTCTTTAAGGCGGCTGGCGCAGAATGGCGCGAAGCTGGCTGCTCAATGTGTATTGCAATGAATGGTGACCAACTGGCCCCTGGGCAGTATGCGGTCAGCACCAGCAATCGCAACTTTGAAGGTCGTCAGGGCAAGGGCGGGCGTACCTTCCTGGCTAGCCCGCTGACTGCGGCTGCAACAGCGATTAACGGTCATATCACCGATCCTCGTACGATGTATGTGCCGGAAATGGCCTAA
- a CDS encoding nitroreductase family protein has protein sequence MNVKQAIRTKRAVRQYTDDAVPDEIIREILDTARWSQSSKNTQPWEFVIVTDPDKLRELAEAGNFTTHVPDAAFVIVLVSDDDHFWRGFDLGQVAMCLQLAAWEKGIGSCPIAFQRPEQAKAVLQVPSGKAVHAGITFGYPSTGFKPAKMGGRESVDAQTHWNTW, from the coding sequence ATGAACGTCAAACAAGCGATTCGTACAAAGCGCGCCGTCCGCCAATACACAGATGACGCTGTCCCTGATGAGATCATACGGGAAATTCTGGATACAGCCCGTTGGTCACAGAGCAGCAAGAATACTCAGCCATGGGAGTTCGTCATCGTTACAGATCCAGATAAACTGCGTGAACTGGCCGAGGCCGGTAATTTTACAACGCATGTGCCGGATGCGGCATTTGTGATTGTCCTCGTCAGTGACGATGATCACTTCTGGCGCGGGTTCGACCTGGGGCAGGTGGCAATGTGCCTCCAGCTTGCTGCCTGGGAGAAGGGTATTGGTAGTTGCCCAATCGCATTTCAGCGCCCAGAGCAGGCAAAAGCGGTGCTGCAAGTGCCATCTGGCAAAGCCGTGCACGCGGGCATTACGTTCGGTTACCCATCAACGGGATTTAAACCCGCGAAGATGGGCGGGCGTGAATCGGTCGATGCGCAAACACATTGGAACACTTGGTAA
- the leuD gene encoding 3-isopropylmalate dehydratase small subunit: MEPINTISGRIAPLAANDVDTDQIIPARFLKTTNKDGLGKQCFFDWRYDAEGNDRADFVLNKPEYQGASVLVAGKNFGCGSSREHAPWALLGMGWKAVVSTEFADIFRNNALKNGLLPIIVDEETQQQLMSLAEEDPSTEVTVDLEEQKLVLPDGRKVEFPIDGFSKYCLLNGVDQLGYLMSMDDDIVAYEDAHPQRVVTTD; the protein is encoded by the coding sequence ATGGAACCCATTAACACAATTAGCGGGCGCATCGCGCCGCTGGCAGCAAATGATGTGGACACTGACCAGATTATCCCGGCGCGCTTTCTTAAGACCACCAACAAGGATGGCCTGGGCAAACAGTGTTTCTTCGATTGGCGTTATGATGCGGAGGGCAATGATCGCGCAGATTTTGTCCTCAATAAGCCCGAATATCAGGGGGCATCTGTCTTGGTTGCTGGTAAGAACTTTGGCTGTGGCAGCTCGCGTGAACATGCGCCATGGGCTCTGCTTGGTATGGGCTGGAAAGCCGTTGTCAGCACAGAATTTGCTGATATCTTCCGCAATAATGCCCTGAAAAATGGCTTGCTCCCCATCATCGTTGATGAAGAGACGCAGCAGCAGTTGATGAGCCTTGCGGAAGAAGATCCTTCAACTGAAGTCACGGTCGACCTCGAAGAGCAGAAGTTGGTTTTGCCTGATGGCCGTAAGGTCGAATTCCCAATCGATGGCTTTAGTAAGTACTGCTTACTGAATGGCGTCGATCAACTTGGTTACCTGATGAGCATGGATGATGACATCGTTGCATATGAAGACGCACATCCGCAGCGCGTCGTCACGACGGACTAA
- a CDS encoding branched-chain amino acid transaminase: MPAEWIWRNGEFVRWEDATVHVSAHALHYGSSVFEGIRAYATPDGPAVFRLQPHVKRLVNGVKVMRIDLGYDESAISQAILETIDRNGHEACYIRPVVFRGAGALGLEGRVNTKPECVVFTMEWGAYLGSEALENGVDVQVSSWRRMAPDTHAAMVKAGGNYVNSQFISMEAHDNGFSEGIALDVNGYVSEGAGENVFVVMDGVVYTPGSWSSILLGITRDSVLHILNDLGYKIEFQPIAREMLYMADEMFFTGTAAEITPIRSVDRLQVGAGKRGPITKQVQDEFFALTSGKKPDRHNWLTHVRSAVHTK, from the coding sequence ATGCCCGCAGAATGGATTTGGCGTAACGGAGAGTTTGTTCGCTGGGAGGACGCAACAGTCCACGTTTCTGCCCATGCTTTGCACTATGGGTCCAGCGTCTTTGAAGGGATACGTGCCTATGCCACGCCGGATGGGCCAGCCGTATTTCGCTTGCAGCCGCATGTTAAGCGGCTTGTCAACGGTGTGAAGGTCATGCGTATTGACCTTGGATATGATGAATCTGCCATTAGCCAGGCCATTCTTGAAACGATTGACCGAAACGGCCACGAAGCTTGCTACATCCGCCCGGTGGTATTCCGGGGCGCAGGCGCTCTGGGGTTAGAAGGCCGTGTGAATACCAAGCCAGAATGTGTCGTCTTCACGATGGAGTGGGGCGCTTACCTGGGTAGTGAAGCGCTGGAAAACGGCGTAGACGTGCAGGTCAGTTCATGGCGGCGCATGGCTCCAGATACCCATGCGGCCATGGTTAAGGCAGGCGGTAATTACGTTAACAGCCAGTTTATCAGTATGGAAGCACATGATAATGGCTTTAGCGAAGGCATCGCCCTGGATGTGAACGGCTATGTGAGTGAAGGCGCCGGTGAAAACGTCTTTGTTGTGATGGATGGCGTTGTTTATACACCGGGTTCATGGTCTTCTATCTTGTTGGGGATTACGCGCGACAGCGTCTTGCACATCTTGAATGATCTCGGCTACAAAATTGAATTCCAGCCTATCGCGCGTGAGATGTTGTACATGGCTGATGAAATGTTCTTCACCGGGACGGCAGCAGAAATTACCCCGATTCGTTCAGTGGATCGTTTGCAGGTGGGGGCAGGTAAGCGTGGCCCGATCACCAAGCAGGTTCAGGATGAATTCTTCGCACTGACATCCGGTAAAAAACCAGATCGTCACAATTGGCTAACGCATGTGCGCAGTGCTGTGCACACTAAATGA